A window of the Pseudoalteromonas sp. A25 genome harbors these coding sequences:
- a CDS encoding acyltransferase, which translates to MSLLRCILSLLLYALNTLFWFVPIFLFGLIKLIPITALQKACSRLAKAFAGFWVAGNTWNQKLLSPFALNVVGLDSLKQKDWYLVIANHQSWVDILVMQRMLHGKIPFLNFFLKKELLYVPFLGLAWWALDFPFMTRTSKSQLKKNPKLKGKDVETTRKACEKFKTMPVSIVNFVEGTRYTDAKHRRQKSPFQHLLKPKAGGIAFVMQAMGEQISKVVNITIHYPDGIPTFIDFVSGRVTRVDVHVEILPVSENLIGDYSNDSDFRVRFQSELNHLWQQKDEQLQQLSGSE; encoded by the coding sequence ATGTCATTGTTACGCTGTATTTTGAGTTTGCTATTGTATGCTCTAAACACGCTATTCTGGTTTGTGCCAATTTTTTTATTTGGTCTGATCAAATTAATACCCATTACTGCATTACAAAAGGCATGCAGCAGGTTGGCTAAGGCGTTTGCAGGCTTTTGGGTTGCGGGTAATACTTGGAATCAGAAACTACTCTCGCCGTTTGCTCTAAATGTTGTTGGTCTAGATAGCCTTAAACAGAAAGATTGGTATTTGGTGATAGCAAATCATCAAAGTTGGGTGGATATTTTAGTGATGCAACGCATGTTGCATGGGAAAATACCTTTTTTAAACTTCTTTTTGAAAAAAGAATTGTTATATGTGCCTTTTCTAGGCCTTGCGTGGTGGGCGTTGGATTTTCCATTTATGACGCGCACCAGTAAAAGCCAATTAAAGAAAAACCCTAAACTTAAAGGTAAAGATGTAGAAACAACACGAAAAGCCTGTGAAAAGTTTAAGACTATGCCAGTGAGCATCGTGAACTTTGTTGAAGGGACACGATACACGGATGCGAAGCATCGCCGCCAAAAAAGCCCTTTCCAGCACTTACTCAAACCTAAAGCGGGCGGTATTGCGTTTGTGATGCAGGCGATGGGGGAACAGATCAGCAAGGTGGTGAATATTACAATTCATTACCCGGATGGTATTCCCACTTTTATAGATTTTGTAAGTGGCCGCGTGACGCGAGTAGATGTGCACGTTGAGATCCTGCCAGTCAGTGAAAACTTAATTGGTGACTATAGTAATGATAGTGATTTTAGAGTACGTTTTCAGAGCGAGCTGAACCATTTGTGGCAACAAAAAGATGAACAATTGCAGCAGCTAAGTGGTTCAGAATAA
- a CDS encoding acetyltransferase, which yields MLRNVLPKWFFGLSATVILLANTIVCGIVVFVLGLVKLCLPFRAISHILHAAYGMWCKGNRLGLQVGCGQIDVNVPAQVKQQGWYLLVSNHISWLDIVVLSAVDALPAPKFFLKDELKYIPFIGTGAWAMGMPFMKRATKAQVAKDPKLKGLDVARTKRSCHNFRRHPTTVINFAEGTRFTPSKKQQQNSDYQHLLKPKAGGTAFALEVLAEQLDGLLNCTLVYQAQGQHICRSFILGQLQSVHVEIDISDISAIPQGSYQFDKEYRVAFQNYLNALWYDKDEQITRHILEYDNLSTQTSKETAPL from the coding sequence ATGCTTAGAAATGTGTTACCAAAGTGGTTTTTCGGGTTAAGTGCTACCGTTATTTTGCTGGCTAATACGATTGTGTGCGGCATCGTTGTTTTTGTGCTGGGGTTAGTCAAATTATGCCTACCATTTCGTGCTATATCTCACATTTTACACGCAGCTTATGGGATGTGGTGCAAAGGTAATAGGCTTGGTCTGCAAGTGGGATGTGGACAAATAGATGTTAATGTACCAGCCCAAGTAAAGCAGCAAGGGTGGTATTTGTTGGTATCTAACCATATTAGTTGGCTCGACATTGTGGTACTAAGTGCAGTTGACGCTCTGCCAGCGCCGAAATTTTTTCTTAAAGATGAGTTGAAGTACATTCCTTTTATTGGCACTGGTGCGTGGGCTATGGGTATGCCTTTTATGAAACGAGCAACGAAAGCGCAAGTTGCTAAGGATCCCAAGCTAAAAGGGTTAGATGTGGCACGTACGAAGCGAAGCTGCCATAACTTTCGACGCCACCCGACAACAGTAATTAATTTTGCTGAGGGGACACGTTTTACGCCATCTAAAAAACAACAGCAAAATAGCGACTATCAGCACCTGCTAAAGCCAAAAGCAGGAGGTACCGCGTTTGCCTTGGAAGTCTTAGCTGAGCAGCTCGATGGATTGCTAAACTGCACCTTGGTTTATCAAGCGCAAGGGCAGCATATATGTCGCAGCTTTATCCTTGGACAACTCCAGAGTGTGCATGTTGAAATTGATATCTCAGATATTAGCGCCATACCACAAGGGAGCTATCAGTTTGATAAAGAATATCGAGTTGCTTTTCAAAATTACTTAAATGCACTTTGGTATGACAAAGATGAGCAAATAACGCGACATATTCTTGAATACGATAACCTGAGCACACAGACGAGCAAGGAAACGGCACCATTATGA
- a CDS encoding mechanosensitive ion channel family protein, with translation MTLVHLTDLFDTWFANVPQGAFLSALTANSVGFIGLILLYLFTRRLVFPTIQKGLVRVSPTRVGHLAPELNKVTGRLAAVICSVAFLALNDKVLVAPTWVMDVLHSLGQVVLVILAGFLFSGMVNLAHAIYNQLRFAQDVPIQGIVQVTKLMTFIISGIFVISLVLDKSPTYILSGFGAIAAITLLVFKDTILGLVASIQIAANRLVKTGDWIQVDAFGADGEVIDLGLNTVRVRNWDNTVTTIPTYMLISDSFKNWRAMQESAGRRIKRAILVDMHSIKVLAEHEVAHLQAQFSELTHLEHWPDKTTNLGLFRRYAEKYLQEHPAISKECVLMVRELAPANNGLPVEFYCFSADKRWVAYEHLQADIFDHMLAVMGEFELRPYQNFSGHMWQ, from the coding sequence ATGACTTTGGTTCATTTGACGGATCTATTCGATACTTGGTTTGCCAATGTCCCTCAAGGCGCTTTTTTGAGTGCGTTAACGGCAAACAGTGTTGGTTTTATCGGTCTAATTTTATTGTATTTATTCACTCGCCGGCTAGTTTTCCCAACTATTCAAAAAGGGTTAGTACGAGTTTCTCCAACTCGAGTGGGTCACTTGGCACCAGAGCTTAACAAGGTAACGGGACGTTTAGCGGCAGTGATCTGTAGTGTCGCGTTCTTGGCGCTCAATGATAAAGTATTGGTTGCGCCAACATGGGTAATGGATGTTTTGCATTCGCTAGGGCAAGTGGTATTGGTGATCCTAGCGGGCTTTTTATTCAGTGGTATGGTCAATTTGGCTCATGCTATTTATAACCAGTTGCGGTTTGCTCAAGATGTGCCAATTCAAGGGATTGTGCAAGTTACCAAGCTGATGACATTTATTATCAGCGGTATCTTTGTGATTAGTTTAGTGCTTGATAAATCTCCAACATATATCTTGTCGGGTTTTGGTGCGATAGCCGCTATTACATTATTAGTATTTAAAGACACGATTTTGGGATTGGTAGCAAGCATACAGATCGCTGCTAATCGACTAGTAAAAACCGGGGATTGGATCCAAGTCGATGCATTTGGCGCAGATGGTGAAGTAATTGACTTAGGATTAAATACAGTAAGAGTTCGTAATTGGGATAATACAGTAACCACCATTCCCACCTATATGCTCATTTCTGACTCCTTTAAAAATTGGCGCGCGATGCAAGAGTCTGCAGGGCGAAGGATCAAAAGAGCAATACTGGTGGATATGCACAGTATTAAAGTGCTTGCCGAGCATGAAGTTGCACACTTACAAGCGCAATTTAGCGAATTAACACACCTTGAGCACTGGCCTGATAAGACCACAAATTTAGGCTTGTTTCGTCGATATGCTGAAAAGTATCTGCAAGAGCATCCGGCCATTAGCAAAGAATGTGTGTTAATGGTCAGAGAGCTTGCGCCTGCAAACAATGGCTTGCCCGTAGAGTTTTATTGCTTTAGTGCGGATAAAAGATGGGTTGCTTATGAGCATTTGCAGGCGGATATTTTTGACCATATGCTGGCTGTAATGGGCGAATTTGAGTTACGCCCATATCAGAATTTTTCAGGGCATATGTGGCAATAG
- the chrA gene encoding chromate efflux transporter: MALSIFYQFFLLGCTSFGGPAAHLGIFKKHFVDNLGWIGHERYGAMISLSQILPGPGSSQVGFAIGLERAGIIGGIAAFIGFTLPSFLIMLMLAMTATQMHGVFDNVISGLKLFAVVIVADAILNMAKSFCKTTALKIVTFVSTLILLLFPNLHAQLWLLLGVAFVASLYSFSAIPDTKKRAKLMLNWPVLAVFFGLFALTFADLPNVLFSQFYQAGALVFGGGHVVLPLLQNSVPELSQESFLTAYAAAQAVPGPMFSIATYLGAEVGSANAVLSAMLATIAIFLPGLLLMWACHHNWQSLSALPRFASITAALNAAVVGLLAAAFYNPIWLSSVQSIWHIAFAVGGFALLKYFKPPIWMMLLLFASIGILLPHMP; encoded by the coding sequence ATGGCACTGAGTATTTTTTATCAATTTTTTTTACTTGGCTGTACCAGTTTTGGTGGTCCCGCCGCACATTTAGGCATATTTAAAAAGCACTTTGTCGACAATTTAGGCTGGATAGGTCATGAACGTTACGGTGCGATGATAAGCTTATCACAAATTCTTCCAGGTCCAGGCTCTAGTCAAGTAGGTTTTGCTATCGGGTTAGAGCGTGCTGGTATCATTGGCGGTATCGCCGCATTTATAGGTTTTACCCTACCCTCTTTTTTAATCATGCTAATGCTTGCCATGACAGCGACCCAAATGCATGGAGTATTTGATAATGTTATCTCAGGATTAAAACTATTTGCTGTCGTGATAGTTGCAGATGCCATTTTAAACATGGCTAAAAGTTTTTGTAAAACCACAGCCCTCAAAATCGTTACCTTTGTAAGCACGCTGATATTATTACTTTTTCCCAACTTACATGCGCAATTGTGGCTACTCCTTGGGGTCGCGTTCGTTGCTAGCTTATATTCGTTTAGCGCCATTCCTGATACTAAAAAACGCGCTAAGCTCATGCTGAATTGGCCGGTGCTGGCTGTATTTTTTGGTTTGTTTGCTTTAACGTTTGCAGATCTACCTAATGTACTTTTTTCACAGTTCTATCAAGCGGGTGCATTAGTATTTGGGGGCGGACATGTGGTTTTGCCTTTACTGCAAAATAGTGTACCAGAGCTCTCGCAAGAAAGCTTTTTAACCGCTTACGCTGCAGCTCAAGCGGTGCCAGGACCTATGTTTAGCATAGCGACCTATCTAGGTGCAGAGGTAGGCAGTGCAAACGCAGTGTTATCCGCAATGCTGGCTACTATTGCCATTTTCTTGCCGGGATTATTGCTGATGTGGGCATGCCATCATAACTGGCAATCACTCAGCGCATTACCGCGATTTGCGAGCATAACTGCAGCACTTAATGCCGCGGTTGTAGGTTTGCTCGCTGCTGCGTTTTACAATCCTATTTGGCTATCAAGTGTTCAGTCTATTTGGCATATCGCCTTTGCGGTTGGCGGCTTTGCATTGCTTAAATACTTTAAGCCACCAATTTGGATGATGTTACTGTTATTTGCCTCAATAGGTATACTATTGCCACATATGCCCTGA
- a CDS encoding substrate-binding periplasmic protein — protein sequence MQQLALSLLFFALYASFNVCAAHRAIQVAIDHAPPYSSVSNDGESSGLILDIISATAGTKYPIRPVPCPVSRCLRMLEQGEVDVMGGLLKTPQRQESMVFVEPPYMALSSSYVFYAKKGSNLSVMRFEDLYGKRIAVMRGAAYFERFDKDTKLNKVDVTSEQIALDLVLKERVDLAIGIEDTAEVAMKVLKQPISQLEKMHYRQTNVIYGYMAFSQDFAQTDAAHYIAEKMQEIARSKLLDKLIAPYSLPPIPNELMQ from the coding sequence TTGCAGCAACTAGCATTATCTTTGTTGTTTTTCGCTTTGTATGCCAGCTTTAATGTGTGTGCTGCACATCGCGCTATTCAGGTTGCCATCGATCATGCTCCCCCATACAGCTCCGTGAGCAATGACGGGGAGTCCTCTGGATTAATTTTAGATATTATTAGTGCCACCGCTGGCACAAAATACCCGATCCGTCCTGTTCCTTGCCCTGTGTCTCGGTGTTTGCGCATGTTGGAGCAAGGGGAAGTTGATGTGATGGGAGGGTTGCTAAAAACACCTCAACGTCAAGAATCGATGGTATTCGTAGAGCCGCCATATATGGCACTTTCGTCGTCTTATGTATTTTATGCAAAAAAAGGCAGCAATTTATCGGTTATGCGTTTTGAAGACCTGTACGGCAAACGTATCGCAGTGATGCGAGGTGCAGCATACTTTGAACGTTTTGATAAAGATACAAAGCTTAATAAAGTGGATGTAACGTCTGAACAAATCGCGCTAGATTTAGTATTAAAGGAACGCGTTGACCTTGCTATTGGCATTGAGGATACGGCTGAAGTTGCGATGAAAGTGCTCAAGCAACCTATTTCTCAGCTAGAGAAAATGCATTATCGGCAAACGAATGTAATATACGGCTACATGGCGTTTAGTCAGGATTTTGCACAAACAGATGCTGCACACTATATCGCTGAAAAAATGCAAGAAATTGCAAGAAGTAAGTTACTGGACAAACTGATAGCGCCATATTCATTACCCCCAATCCCCAACGAACTGATGCAATAA
- a CDS encoding OmpA family protein — translation MTNTGKGASIGAATGAVLGKATGNHKDKRIFIGAAIGAIAGAAIGDYMDKQEAAFKKELAGSGVEVIREGDNMRLVMPSNITFASGQANISVDFYRTLDGITKVMNKYEKTFLNIVGHTDSTGSAQLNQQLSEQRANSVKNYLLGQQVLAARLHTQGMGESAPVASNTTEQGRAKNRRVEIQIVPNKA, via the coding sequence ATGACGAACACAGGCAAAGGCGCTTCAATCGGTGCTGCGACCGGGGCGGTTTTGGGTAAAGCAACGGGCAATCATAAAGACAAGCGTATTTTTATCGGAGCCGCTATTGGCGCAATAGCGGGGGCTGCCATTGGAGATTACATGGACAAGCAAGAAGCTGCTTTTAAAAAGGAGCTTGCAGGTTCGGGCGTAGAAGTTATCCGCGAGGGTGATAACATGCGTTTGGTGATGCCAAGTAATATTACCTTTGCATCCGGTCAAGCCAATATATCGGTAGACTTCTACCGTACGTTAGATGGTATCACTAAAGTGATGAACAAGTATGAGAAGACATTTCTAAATATTGTTGGCCATACTGACAGTACAGGCTCTGCGCAGCTCAATCAACAATTGAGTGAGCAACGTGCCAATAGTGTAAAAAATTACTTGCTAGGTCAGCAAGTATTAGCAGCGCGTTTGCATACTCAAGGTATGGGAGAGTCAGCCCCTGTTGCTAGCAATACCACTGAACAGGGCCGTGCCAAAAATAGGCGTGTAGAGATCCAAATCGTACCAAATAAGGCATAG
- a CDS encoding serine hydrolase: MKPKSSVLTLAIAASLLLSGCNDNKDKNPHSLLIKEHSQLNKAQGIWDKKAYGEVLSIVDGRIKYYEYNSQACTQISDKSYQEFMQDHASTLHITNSQILDIIEKDTTQSETLFKVDELPVSCKTPIQLTQSSTATQVFEYFWHSFNDYYAFFELRDVDWQAQYTAYAPQVHDSMTDDALFNVLAQMIAPLQDAHVSINDGSKSFSNTKPAPLLRSAHGKAKSYLRFGAHVDTIDVINDLWDDYYDTTASYIDAESLKSFPQETDAKTLIWGITPDNVGILVINNMAQYHSDPDATEQQQLTAAKTLIDSVMSDLKDTDGLILDIRNNLGGDDVIATIIANRFTEKRQMAYKKQAVNRSGRGIPKIFSIGGKGEAYTKPVYMLTSQVTVSAGEVFAMTMKQLPHVTQVGEETAGAFSDILNFTLPNGWEIGLSNEVYSNPKGERFERIGLQPDVHISAYSSLETDLQRFSTYDYALDMMGKQTSAKLSISEFEQQVRAQMAQGAIPGLAVAVINQGQIKYANGFGIANEQNAPVTADTPFYVASVSKALVGATIAHAASAQTISIDENIAHLLPFAIDVTPAQQTPVTLRHLITHTSGIVDASPAFLCAYYIHATKQNISDAMLGTNTCDSQINPDLQVYLTDYLNRDGRYYQQENFTSQYGLNTGEVYIYSNIATALAAYTLEQKRNIPFVELAQEYIFTPLNMSNSTWGVGEPADNVATRFVHNPQTGERVAMPNYGAITYADGSAISTVNDLARFLIASMNNGQIEQQQALSKAAVEAMLTPQTTTPVPSRDIGYFWELDGEYIHHDGSDPGVISQMIGNLTTQNGVILLSNGDDNHQSNNQAFNTILHLALQLANSN, from the coding sequence ATGAAGCCCAAATCAAGTGTACTCACATTGGCCATCGCAGCTAGCTTATTACTCAGTGGCTGCAATGACAACAAAGACAAAAACCCCCATAGCTTACTCATCAAAGAACACTCGCAGCTCAATAAAGCCCAAGGAATTTGGGATAAAAAAGCATATGGAGAAGTTTTATCTATTGTTGATGGACGCATCAAATACTATGAATATAACAGTCAAGCTTGCACACAAATCAGTGATAAAAGTTATCAAGAGTTCATGCAAGATCACGCAAGCACGCTGCATATCACGAACTCCCAGATCCTAGATATTATCGAAAAAGATACCACGCAGAGCGAAACGCTTTTCAAAGTAGATGAACTCCCGGTGTCGTGTAAAACCCCAATTCAGCTAACTCAATCGAGCACGGCAACCCAAGTCTTTGAATACTTTTGGCACTCGTTCAATGATTATTACGCATTTTTTGAGTTGCGTGATGTTGATTGGCAAGCTCAATATACTGCTTATGCCCCGCAAGTTCACGATAGCATGACTGACGATGCGCTCTTTAATGTGCTTGCACAAATGATTGCGCCATTGCAAGACGCCCATGTTTCGATAAACGATGGCAGCAAATCTTTTTCAAACACCAAACCTGCTCCCCTGCTCAGAAGCGCGCATGGTAAAGCAAAGTCTTACTTACGCTTTGGCGCACATGTAGACACAATAGATGTCATCAATGACCTATGGGATGACTACTACGACACAACCGCCAGCTACATTGACGCAGAAAGTTTAAAAAGCTTTCCTCAAGAGACTGATGCTAAAACTCTGATATGGGGCATAACACCAGATAATGTCGGAATTTTAGTGATTAATAATATGGCGCAGTATCATTCTGATCCGGATGCAACAGAGCAGCAACAGTTGACTGCAGCAAAAACATTAATCGACTCAGTCATGTCGGACCTAAAAGACACCGATGGCCTTATTTTAGATATCAGGAATAACCTTGGTGGAGACGATGTGATTGCAACGATAATTGCCAACCGATTCACTGAAAAGCGGCAAATGGCCTATAAAAAACAAGCGGTTAATCGCTCTGGTAGAGGCATACCTAAAATCTTTTCAATTGGTGGCAAAGGCGAAGCGTATACCAAGCCTGTTTACATGCTAACCAGTCAAGTGACGGTCAGTGCAGGTGAAGTGTTTGCAATGACCATGAAGCAACTTCCTCACGTAACCCAAGTTGGCGAAGAAACTGCTGGCGCATTTTCAGACATCCTCAACTTTACCTTGCCAAATGGCTGGGAAATTGGCTTATCAAATGAGGTATATAGTAACCCCAAAGGAGAACGCTTTGAGCGCATAGGGTTACAGCCTGACGTACACATAAGTGCCTACTCTAGCTTAGAAACGGATCTACAGCGATTCTCAACATATGACTATGCGCTGGACATGATGGGCAAACAAACTTCTGCGAAGTTGAGTATCAGTGAGTTTGAGCAACAAGTTAGAGCACAAATGGCACAAGGTGCGATACCCGGTCTCGCTGTTGCGGTGATAAATCAGGGCCAAATTAAATATGCTAATGGCTTTGGCATTGCTAATGAACAAAACGCGCCTGTCACTGCAGATACCCCGTTTTATGTTGCGTCTGTTAGTAAAGCACTTGTCGGTGCAACAATCGCCCATGCCGCATCGGCGCAAACCATCTCAATTGATGAGAACATTGCCCATTTGCTACCTTTTGCGATTGATGTAACACCCGCTCAACAAACGCCCGTAACTTTACGCCACCTGATCACGCATACTAGTGGTATTGTTGATGCGAGCCCCGCATTTTTATGTGCATACTATATTCACGCCACCAAACAAAACATCAGTGATGCCATGTTAGGTACCAACACGTGTGATAGTCAGATCAACCCAGACTTACAAGTTTATTTAACGGATTACCTCAATCGTGATGGCAGATATTATCAACAAGAAAACTTTACCTCGCAATACGGGCTTAACACTGGCGAAGTGTATATTTATTCAAACATCGCCACCGCCCTCGCAGCCTATACCTTAGAGCAAAAGAGGAATATCCCCTTCGTAGAGCTTGCTCAAGAATACATTTTTACCCCACTTAACATGAGCAATAGTACATGGGGAGTTGGAGAGCCCGCGGATAATGTCGCAACTCGATTTGTGCACAATCCGCAAACAGGGGAGCGCGTCGCAATGCCAAACTATGGCGCTATCACTTATGCCGACGGTTCAGCTATTTCGACAGTTAACGATCTGGCACGCTTTTTAATTGCGAGTATGAATAACGGACAAATAGAGCAACAACAAGCCTTGTCTAAAGCTGCCGTTGAAGCCATGCTGACGCCACAAACAACCACACCAGTTCCAAGCCGTGATATTGGTTATTTTTGGGAGCTTGATGGAGAGTATATTCACCATGATGGCTCAGACCCTGGTGTGATATCTCAGATGATAGGCAATTTAACAACACAAAATGGGGTCATTTTGCTCAGCAATGGCGATGATAATCATCAATCCAATAATCAGGCATTCAACACTATTTTGCACTTAGCCCTGCAGTTGGCAAATTCAAACTAG
- a CDS encoding TonB-dependent receptor plug domain-containing protein, translating to MNKMRLYCHITIALSGSVLGSTVAQEQTSIEHIEVGASRYALMKNNGSALHQLSKEAIAQTPHIADDVFRLMPALPGVSAGDYSANFYVRGGQKNEVLVLLDGQELYRPFHMKSFNSAFSIIDTENAEQINLYTGGFSARYGNRLSGVLDIQSVQPQAQTKYSVGASFINARAAAQGSFESQKGHWLVSARRGYLDMILKAMDDETSKFEPIYADLYAKLSYELNDSHTLSTNLLYAYDDEILDDNFDEWNGFEKYYVKEKITGNYASQYLWSRLTSHWHDALSSQTMLSVGKVEEQRKGGQSDPYEIDLSVKDDKSFSFYGIKQDWRWLRSHDFMLEFGFHSKHVDINYDYAMALFRHRLFADKPQSQRTAALVNAKGLQAGAYLSGKYKLHPDWVTELGLRYDKQNYQGFSDSQISPRAALSYQLSSDESLNFSWGHFYQAQDMLDLQVGDGIVNYAPAQKSEHYIAGYSGAFNTLTYRVEAYYKRLSDIPKRYENALDPLNFFPEGQADRQLIIATKGEVTGIELSIAQTINNQWRWHANYSWSDAQETIDSKQVQRSWNQTHTLNAGINYLFNNGWNVNLTSQYHSGWPTTGEYGTLQKSINGEQKIIRHLAARNQQNLADYLRFDLRLSKQYQLTQSQLQVFFEISNLLNRKNQCCVEASKYRLNENSKIIVEQEYGHWLPMIPSFGVRWDF from the coding sequence ATGAACAAAATGCGTCTATATTGTCACATAACGATTGCGCTTAGCGGGTCTGTTTTAGGTAGCACTGTTGCGCAAGAGCAAACTAGCATTGAACACATAGAGGTTGGCGCTAGCCGTTACGCTCTGATGAAAAATAATGGCTCTGCGCTACACCAATTGAGCAAAGAAGCCATCGCACAAACGCCACATATTGCGGATGACGTTTTTCGGCTAATGCCTGCTTTGCCAGGCGTAAGTGCCGGGGACTATTCAGCAAACTTTTATGTGCGTGGTGGCCAAAAAAACGAAGTGCTGGTATTGCTTGATGGACAGGAACTATACCGTCCTTTTCATATGAAAAGTTTTAATAGCGCCTTTAGCATCATTGATACGGAGAATGCTGAGCAAATCAATCTGTACACTGGGGGGTTTTCTGCACGTTACGGTAATAGGCTCAGCGGTGTACTAGATATTCAGTCGGTGCAGCCACAAGCGCAAACCAAATACAGTGTCGGAGCAAGCTTTATCAACGCTCGCGCAGCTGCTCAAGGAAGCTTTGAATCACAAAAAGGCCACTGGTTAGTGTCGGCACGACGAGGCTACTTGGACATGATCCTCAAAGCCATGGATGATGAGACCAGTAAATTTGAGCCCATCTACGCCGACCTATATGCCAAACTCAGTTATGAGCTCAACGACTCACACACACTATCGACAAACCTACTGTATGCGTACGATGATGAAATACTTGATGATAACTTTGACGAATGGAATGGCTTTGAAAAATACTACGTAAAAGAAAAAATTACCGGCAATTATGCGAGCCAATATCTGTGGTCACGTTTAACGTCACATTGGCATGATGCATTGTCTTCGCAAACCATGCTATCCGTGGGTAAAGTTGAAGAACAACGTAAAGGCGGGCAAAGTGACCCTTATGAAATCGATCTAAGCGTTAAAGACGACAAGTCTTTTTCATTTTATGGTATCAAACAAGATTGGCGTTGGCTGCGAAGCCATGACTTCATGCTCGAATTTGGGTTTCATAGTAAACACGTCGATATTAATTATGATTACGCAATGGCTTTATTTCGCCACCGTTTATTTGCCGATAAACCCCAAAGCCAGCGCACTGCAGCCCTAGTCAATGCTAAAGGCCTACAGGCAGGGGCTTACCTTAGTGGCAAATACAAACTTCATCCAGACTGGGTCACCGAACTGGGTTTACGTTACGATAAGCAAAATTATCAAGGTTTTAGTGACTCTCAAATCAGCCCAAGGGCTGCACTTAGTTACCAGCTATCTTCAGATGAAAGTTTGAACTTCAGCTGGGGGCATTTTTATCAAGCGCAAGACATGCTCGATTTGCAAGTAGGTGATGGAATTGTCAATTATGCGCCAGCACAAAAATCAGAACACTACATAGCTGGATATTCGGGTGCCTTCAATACACTGACTTATCGAGTAGAAGCCTATTATAAACGCCTATCAGATATACCTAAACGCTATGAAAATGCGTTGGATCCATTGAATTTCTTTCCTGAAGGCCAAGCTGACCGCCAACTCATAATAGCGACAAAAGGAGAAGTAACGGGTATTGAACTTTCGATAGCGCAAACCATCAATAATCAGTGGCGCTGGCATGCAAATTACAGTTGGTCAGATGCACAAGAAACTATAGATTCTAAGCAGGTACAGCGTAGTTGGAATCAAACACACACTCTCAATGCGGGCATTAACTACCTATTTAACAATGGCTGGAACGTCAATCTTACCAGCCAGTACCACAGTGGGTGGCCAACAACTGGCGAGTATGGCACTTTGCAAAAGTCTATCAATGGTGAGCAAAAAATCATCCGACATTTAGCTGCGCGCAACCAACAAAATTTAGCTGACTATTTGCGTTTTGACTTACGTTTATCAAAGCAATATCAGTTAACACAAAGTCAACTACAAGTCTTTTTTGAAATATCGAACCTATTAAACCGAAAAAACCAATGCTGTGTTGAGGCGTCAAAATACCGCTTAAACGAAAATAGCAAAATAATTGTTGAGCAAGAGTATGGGCATTGGCTACCTATGATCCCAAGCTTTGGCGTTCGTTGGGATTTTTAA